Proteins from a genomic interval of Bremerella sp. JC817:
- a CDS encoding SMI1/KNR4 family protein — protein sequence MQSIVERVRKHLSTLGITLQFEANPPATQAGVDEAQERLQLSLPASYVSFVTQFADGFDLAWTSPKDKVFGTFTMEPIASSVEGLLGMRDWRLYSDEAARQYGFPHTDDPELALRTNARMHQWLPLVRIANGDFLSIDLNEDRFGQAIFDKHDWLDGGSGDNGSPLADDWPAFFEAWSRVCFVQPNSYYWPNLLKETGVEWNSPEFLNRFRLG from the coding sequence ATGCAATCAATTGTCGAGCGCGTGCGGAAGCACTTGAGCACGTTGGGAATCACGCTGCAGTTCGAGGCCAATCCGCCCGCCACTCAGGCTGGCGTCGACGAAGCGCAAGAGCGACTACAGCTTTCGTTGCCGGCGTCCTATGTTTCGTTCGTAACGCAGTTCGCCGATGGCTTCGACCTGGCGTGGACTTCACCAAAAGACAAAGTATTTGGCACGTTCACGATGGAGCCAATCGCGTCGTCGGTCGAAGGCTTGCTGGGCATGCGTGACTGGCGACTGTATAGCGATGAGGCGGCCCGCCAATATGGCTTCCCTCACACCGACGACCCTGAGCTGGCCCTGCGAACTAACGCGCGGATGCACCAGTGGCTGCCGCTGGTTCGCATTGCCAACGGCGATTTCCTGTCGATCGATCTGAACGAAGACCGCTTCGGCCAGGCCATCTTCGACAAGCATGACTGGCTCGACGGTGGAAGCGGCGACAACGGGAGCCCGCTCGCCGATGACTGGCCCGCCTTCTTCGAAGCCTGGTCCCGCGTATGCTTTGTTCAGCCCAATAGCTATTATTGGCCGAACCTACTTAAAGAAACCGGCGTCGAGTGGAACTCACCTGAGTTTTTAAATCGCTTTCGATTGGGTTAG
- a CDS encoding DUF4240 domain-containing protein → MTEDQFWKLIETSRAAALEGLGESFSEDDLFDAHLASLETELSKLSHAALGEFITLFQQKKIEAYRWDLWGAAYWLFGGCGDDSFSDFRSNLISLGRSVFEIAINDPDQLAPTMKRKDLPYMLSEGFQDVAFDVAEELGVSELDLEFPPYPSDPAGEEFDFDDDDEMARLYPQLVAAFPDSGELG, encoded by the coding sequence ATGACCGAAGACCAGTTCTGGAAGCTTATTGAAACCTCGCGGGCCGCGGCACTCGAGGGATTGGGAGAGTCGTTTTCGGAAGACGACTTGTTCGATGCTCACCTGGCGTCGCTGGAGACGGAACTCTCGAAGTTGAGCCACGCAGCGCTGGGGGAGTTTATCACGTTATTTCAGCAGAAGAAGATCGAGGCGTATCGCTGGGATTTATGGGGCGCGGCGTATTGGCTGTTCGGTGGTTGCGGCGACGACAGCTTCAGCGACTTCCGAAGTAATTTGATCAGCCTCGGGCGAAGCGTCTTCGAGATAGCGATCAACGACCCGGACCAACTGGCCCCGACAATGAAGCGAAAGGACCTGCCGTACATGCTAAGCGAGGGCTTCCAGGATGTTGCGTTCGACGTGGCGGAAGAGCTGGGCGTATCGGAATTGGACCTCGAGTTCCCGCCGTACCCAAGCGACCCGGCCGGCGAAGAGTTCGACTTCGACGATGACGACGAGATGGCTCGCCTCTATCCTCAACTGGTTGCCGCGTTCCCCGATTCTGGCGAACTTGGTTAG
- a CDS encoding sialidase family protein — MIEIVNDTNHVLDLENEEAKVMRTSLLAIGVVLVLAATAWGGDWAASSPAPVTLSANELSIATGKPSLVLMSHVSTHIPVWSLSGGTAGQSVSGVVGGFSREYAAVKVEIVVTSNDEATSPQFADVYRVHLSQMVVGEPFTSRYRLGKPVQTALPAGPLYTRTILLESYYPIVPDAPITVRIQREPALPEDTFTRPTGLALVKVTPLYAPGKAHVVQDVPGYNSWPMTQAIGNKLVCTYSRGSAHSIGEDARAVFARTSTDGGNTWTEETVVADTPGYGEVTVGKGLDSQGAMLLWVRRIGKDWNHDLYRTTDGITFQRIATPKMEVQPMQVTDIFHVPEVGLMSLWFAGNYQKDNSHAWGTLTSTDDGETWTQKTIESGLTHEEWPTEPAAVYLGDGKILGIGRTESARSQYQLTSTDSGKTWKRSSTNISDISASTPSLIFDADTGLVSNYYYERGTGLVRCRVVDPQQVFDQPLSWPGSKVIAIGSTIAWDSGNANATAIGRKHFVSYYSGKAPDTSVFVAELSAPQRND; from the coding sequence GTGATAGAAATCGTGAACGATACGAATCACGTTCTCGATCTCGAAAATGAAGAGGCGAAGGTTATGCGTACGAGCTTGTTAGCGATCGGTGTGGTGCTTGTTCTGGCTGCGACGGCTTGGGGCGGCGACTGGGCGGCAAGCAGTCCGGCGCCGGTCACGTTGTCGGCGAACGAACTTTCGATCGCGACCGGCAAACCGTCGCTCGTGTTGATGTCGCATGTGTCGACCCATATCCCGGTCTGGTCCCTTTCCGGCGGAACGGCAGGGCAATCGGTCTCTGGCGTTGTCGGCGGATTCTCTCGCGAATATGCGGCGGTGAAAGTCGAGATCGTCGTGACCAGCAACGACGAAGCGACCAGCCCACAGTTCGCCGATGTCTATCGCGTTCATCTTTCGCAGATGGTCGTCGGCGAACCATTCACGTCGCGGTATCGGCTGGGGAAGCCGGTGCAAACGGCCTTGCCGGCCGGACCGCTTTATACGCGGACGATCTTGCTCGAATCGTATTACCCGATCGTGCCGGACGCTCCGATCACCGTTCGCATTCAACGTGAACCGGCGTTGCCGGAAGACACCTTCACGCGGCCGACTGGGCTGGCTCTGGTGAAGGTCACGCCGCTGTATGCTCCGGGCAAAGCTCACGTGGTGCAAGACGTGCCTGGCTATAACTCGTGGCCGATGACTCAGGCAATCGGCAACAAGCTGGTCTGCACCTACAGCCGCGGATCGGCGCATTCAATTGGCGAAGATGCCCGAGCGGTTTTCGCCCGCACTTCGACAGATGGTGGCAACACCTGGACCGAGGAAACGGTGGTCGCCGACACGCCAGGCTACGGCGAGGTGACGGTTGGCAAAGGGCTCGATTCCCAGGGAGCGATGCTGCTGTGGGTTCGCCGAATTGGGAAAGACTGGAACCACGATCTGTATCGCACCACCGATGGCATCACGTTCCAGCGAATCGCAACGCCGAAGATGGAAGTGCAGCCGATGCAGGTCACCGACATCTTCCACGTGCCGGAAGTTGGTCTGATGTCGCTTTGGTTCGCCGGCAACTATCAGAAAGACAACAGCCATGCCTGGGGAACGCTGACCAGTACCGACGATGGCGAAACGTGGACGCAAAAGACGATCGAGTCTGGCCTGACGCACGAAGAGTGGCCGACCGAGCCGGCGGCGGTTTACCTGGGCGATGGCAAGATTCTGGGGATCGGCCGGACCGAAAGTGCCCGCAGCCAATATCAGTTGACGTCGACCGATTCAGGTAAGACCTGGAAGCGAAGCTCGACCAACATCAGCGATATCTCCGCATCGACCCCCAGCTTGATCTTCGATGCCGACACCGGCCTGGTGAGCAACTATTACTACGAACGTGGCACTGGCCTGGTCCGTTGCCGCGTGGTCGATCCGCAGCAGGTCTTCGATCAGCCGCTCAGCTGGCCTGGGTCGAAGGTGATTGCCATTGGCAGCACCATCGCATGGGACTCGGGCAACGCTAACGCCACGGCGATCGGGCGAAAGCACTTCGTTTCGTACTACTCTGGCAAAGCACCTGATACGTCGGTGTTCGTGGCGGAGCTGTCGGCCCCGCAAAGAAACGACTAA